A single Agrococcus sp. ARC_14 DNA region contains:
- a CDS encoding metallophosphoesterase, with protein sequence MATLAASPRALGAVAGGIIAAGAAVAAYATAIEPRAFRIRSEVLRVLPAGARPITVLHLADIHLAPWQEDKLDWLESLTTLEPDLIVNTGDSLGHAAALPVLADALRVFQGVPGFFVHGSNDVYGPEFKNPLRYFAGPSTLAGESHKQRLDTAGLERAFESLGWLDLNNSARAIEVRGTTVAAFGVSDPHRHWDRLDETEAAISRMRKALGDEPRVTLGVTHAPYQRILNAFVDLGADAILAGHTHGGQVRVPGGHAIVTNCDIPRAQASGLSTWVHDGRAAPLNVSQGIGASIWAPFRLGTPPEAVVVSLRPRDIG encoded by the coding sequence GTGGCGACCCTGGCTGCTAGCCCCAGAGCGCTCGGCGCGGTCGCCGGCGGCATCATCGCCGCCGGCGCCGCAGTCGCGGCCTACGCGACCGCGATCGAGCCGCGTGCCTTCCGCATCCGCTCAGAGGTGCTGCGCGTGCTGCCCGCCGGGGCGCGCCCCATCACGGTGCTGCACCTGGCCGACATCCACCTGGCTCCGTGGCAGGAGGACAAGCTCGACTGGCTCGAGAGCCTCACGACCCTCGAGCCCGACCTGATCGTCAACACGGGCGACAGCCTCGGCCACGCGGCCGCGCTGCCGGTGCTGGCGGATGCGCTGCGGGTGTTCCAAGGCGTGCCCGGATTCTTCGTCCACGGGTCGAACGACGTGTACGGGCCCGAGTTCAAGAACCCGCTGCGCTACTTCGCCGGCCCCTCCACGCTCGCGGGCGAGTCGCACAAGCAGCGGCTCGACACCGCCGGCCTCGAGCGCGCCTTCGAGTCGCTCGGCTGGCTCGACCTCAACAACTCGGCGCGCGCGATCGAGGTGCGCGGCACGACGGTCGCCGCCTTCGGCGTCTCCGACCCGCACCGCCACTGGGATCGGCTCGACGAGACCGAGGCGGCGATCTCACGCATGCGCAAGGCGCTCGGCGATGAGCCGCGGGTGACGCTCGGCGTCACGCACGCGCCCTACCAGCGCATCCTCAACGCCTTCGTCGACCTGGGGGCGGATGCGATCCTCGCCGGTCACACGCACGGCGGCCAGGTGCGGGTGCCGGGTGGGCACGCGATCGTCACCAACTGCGACATCCCGCGCGCGCAGGCCTCCGGGCTCAGCACCTGGGTGCACGACGGACGTGCGGCGCCCCTCAACGTGTCGCAGGGCATCGGCGCCTCGATCTGGGCGCCGTTCCGGCTCGGCACTCCCCCAGAGGCCGTCGTCGTGTCGCTGCGGCCGCGCGACATCGGGTAG
- a CDS encoding transglycosylase domain-containing protein, whose product MAATRHKPGSLLGSLLGLIGFSAIAGILVSATLTPALAVASSTANSGLDLFESLPSYAQINQQAERNRIYGLRDGQPVEIAQFYAQDRQVLAWADVPTNAVNALVAGEDRRYYQHGGVDAPSVVRAGMSQLGIGGDSGASTLTMQLVRQQIAMDAFIRGDDETYAQQYEESYQRKLAEMRLAIGLEQAYTKNEIVLAYLNIANFGGNIYGIESGAQRLFNKPASELTIAESAALIATVQNPSIRRLDNPDNWPRNQERRDFIINRMAAEGLITTEERDASLAIPVDEEFVDLQAPNNGCTTAYDSARFFCDYVTRVLNNDTFDDNYILGATYEDNRAALDQGGYRIYTSIDLDLNDAVQAAVDATTPNTENRWQSGAAVTQLEVSTGRILTMVQNKDYSGSENAPPTATSVNFNADYQHGRSTGFQPGSGFKIFTLAEWINSGRSVNQQVDATRETWNTGDFTASCNPGATGLAAEGWNPQNNEGNEYSRMTPTEIMVNSINTGTIRMASELDLCDVMATAHAMGIDRAEVGSVDARNGEVIENDLVPMPSGVIGGAWNVTPMGMAEAFATIANGGIHCEPIAIDRIVARDGTEVAPPGQDCNQALTPEVASVMQLVLTEVTERNPLNNPAGTTPVISKTGTSNRVLQTWVNGASPTVATSVWVGNIVGGQNLADVGQWNDRSAIFRDAMGAAIDRYPGGQFLSPDQETVQGDASELPDVTGQSLAAAQNALTAAGFEVQVADPIQGIQSSGNVEYTAPGAGSLVTTQTPIIIYPSNGELAPEAEQPADTEAPDEAGATWPDLVSQSLSDARSTLQGRGFDPGLMQVTWQDHGEANLCSVLAQNPLAGSPGSAGDPISVVVGTNAAGGDPGC is encoded by the coding sequence ATGGCCGCAACACGTCACAAGCCAGGAAGCCTGCTCGGCTCGCTCCTCGGGCTCATCGGGTTCTCTGCGATCGCCGGGATCCTCGTCTCCGCGACGCTCACCCCCGCCCTCGCCGTCGCTTCCAGCACCGCGAACAGCGGCCTCGACCTCTTCGAGAGCCTCCCCTCGTACGCCCAGATCAACCAGCAGGCGGAGCGCAACCGCATCTACGGCCTGCGCGACGGCCAGCCCGTCGAGATCGCGCAGTTCTACGCCCAGGACCGCCAGGTGCTGGCCTGGGCGGACGTGCCCACGAACGCCGTCAACGCGCTCGTGGCCGGCGAGGACCGCCGTTACTACCAGCACGGCGGCGTCGACGCCCCCTCGGTGGTCCGCGCGGGCATGTCGCAGCTCGGGATCGGCGGCGACTCGGGCGCCTCGACGCTCACCATGCAGCTGGTGCGCCAGCAGATCGCCATGGATGCCTTCATCCGCGGCGACGACGAGACCTACGCGCAGCAGTACGAGGAGAGCTACCAGCGCAAGCTCGCCGAGATGCGGCTCGCGATCGGGCTCGAGCAGGCCTACACGAAGAACGAGATCGTGCTGGCATACCTCAACATCGCCAACTTCGGCGGCAACATCTACGGCATCGAGTCTGGCGCGCAGCGACTCTTCAACAAGCCCGCCTCCGAGCTCACCATCGCCGAGTCGGCCGCGCTCATCGCGACGGTGCAGAACCCGTCGATCCGGCGACTCGACAATCCGGACAACTGGCCGCGCAACCAGGAGCGGCGCGACTTCATCATCAACCGGATGGCCGCAGAGGGGCTCATCACCACCGAGGAGCGCGACGCCTCCCTCGCCATCCCGGTGGATGAGGAGTTCGTCGACCTGCAAGCACCCAACAACGGCTGCACGACCGCCTACGACTCGGCGCGCTTCTTCTGCGACTACGTCACGCGCGTGCTGAACAACGACACGTTCGACGACAACTACATCCTCGGCGCCACCTATGAGGACAACCGCGCGGCGCTCGACCAGGGCGGCTACCGCATCTACACGTCGATCGACCTCGACCTCAACGACGCGGTGCAAGCCGCTGTCGATGCCACGACGCCGAACACGGAGAACCGCTGGCAGTCGGGTGCAGCGGTGACCCAGCTCGAGGTGAGCACCGGGCGCATCCTCACGATGGTGCAGAACAAGGATTACTCCGGTTCTGAGAACGCTCCGCCGACGGCCACGAGCGTCAACTTCAACGCGGACTACCAGCACGGCAGATCCACCGGCTTCCAGCCCGGTTCAGGCTTCAAGATCTTCACGCTGGCGGAGTGGATCAACAGCGGTCGCTCGGTGAACCAGCAGGTGGATGCCACCCGCGAGACCTGGAACACCGGGGACTTCACCGCTTCCTGCAACCCGGGCGCCACGGGGCTCGCCGCCGAGGGCTGGAACCCGCAGAACAACGAGGGCAACGAGTACTCCCGCATGACGCCCACCGAGATCATGGTGAACTCGATCAACACGGGCACGATCCGCATGGCGAGCGAGCTCGACCTCTGCGACGTGATGGCGACCGCGCATGCGATGGGCATCGATCGCGCCGAGGTCGGCTCGGTCGATGCGCGGAACGGCGAGGTCATCGAGAACGACCTGGTGCCGATGCCGTCTGGCGTGATCGGCGGCGCCTGGAACGTGACACCGATGGGCATGGCCGAGGCCTTCGCGACGATCGCGAACGGCGGCATCCACTGCGAGCCGATCGCGATCGACCGCATCGTGGCCCGCGATGGCACCGAGGTCGCGCCCCCCGGGCAGGATTGCAACCAGGCACTCACGCCCGAGGTCGCGTCGGTGATGCAGCTCGTGCTCACCGAGGTCACTGAGCGCAACCCCCTCAACAACCCCGCCGGCACGACCCCGGTCATCTCGAAGACCGGAACCAGCAACCGCGTCCTGCAGACATGGGTGAACGGCGCGAGCCCGACCGTTGCCACGTCGGTGTGGGTCGGCAACATCGTGGGCGGCCAGAACCTCGCAGACGTGGGCCAGTGGAACGACCGCTCCGCGATCTTCCGCGATGCGATGGGCGCCGCGATCGACCGCTATCCCGGTGGCCAGTTCCTCTCCCCCGACCAGGAGACCGTGCAGGGCGACGCGAGCGAGCTGCCGGATGTGACGGGTCAGTCGCTCGCAGCGGCACAGAACGCGCTCACGGCGGCCGGCTTCGAGGTGCAGGTGGCCGACCCGATCCAGGGCATCCAGTCGAGCGGCAACGTCGAGTACACGGCGCCGGGCGCCGGCTCACTCGTCACGACGCAGACGCCGATCATCATCTACCCCTCGAACGGCGAGCTCGCTCCCGAGGCCGAGCAGCCCGCGGACACCGAGGCTCCCGACGAGGCCGGCGCCACCTGGCCCGACCTGGTCTCGCAGTCGCTGTCCGATGCCAGATCGACCCTGCAGGGCAGAGGCTTCGACCCCGGCCTGATGCAGGTCACCTGGCAGGATCACGGCGAGGCCAACCTCTGCAGCGTGCTGGCGCAGAACCCGCTCGCCGGCTCCCCCGGCTCCGCGGGCGACCCGATCTCGGTGGTCGTCGGCACGAACGCCGCCGGTGGCGACCCTGGCTGCTAG
- a CDS encoding RidA family protein: MSVAERLAALGITLPAVVPPVASYVPAVSTGGFVYTSGQLPMIDGAMPRTGKVGAEVSAEDAKADARQCALNGLAAIEAEIGSLDRITRIVKVVGFVASAEGFQGQPGVINGASDVLGEIFGDAGRHARSAVGVAELPLGAPVEVELVVAFA, from the coding sequence GTGAGCGTCGCGGAGCGGCTCGCCGCGCTCGGCATCACGCTGCCGGCGGTCGTGCCCCCGGTGGCCTCCTACGTGCCGGCGGTCTCGACCGGCGGCTTCGTCTACACCTCCGGCCAGCTGCCGATGATCGATGGCGCCATGCCCCGCACCGGCAAGGTCGGCGCCGAGGTGAGCGCCGAGGACGCCAAGGCCGACGCGCGCCAGTGCGCCCTCAACGGGCTCGCGGCGATCGAGGCCGAGATCGGCTCGCTCGACCGCATCACCCGCATCGTCAAGGTGGTCGGATTCGTCGCCTCGGCCGAGGGCTTCCAGGGCCAGCCGGGCGTCATCAACGGCGCGAGCGACGTGCTGGGCGAGATCTTCGGCGACGCGGGTCGCCACGCACGCAGCGCCGTTGGCGTGGCCGAGCTGCCGCTGGGCGCGCCGGTCGAGGTGGAGCTGGTCGTCGCCTTCGCGTGA
- the acs gene encoding acetate--CoA ligase → MSDRIDHLLTENRRFAPPEALAGASATSAELYQRASEDRLGFWAEQARELQWETPFTQVLDWQPPHAKWFQDGTLNVAVNCLDRHLDAGNGDRVAFHWEGEPGDTRTLTYADMTAEVKRLANVLESLGVKAGDRVAIYLPMLPEAVAAMLACARIGAVHTAVFGGFSPSNLRGRIDDAGATLVITTDGAWRKGKVFALKPTVDEALREPGHGVTNVLVVKRGENEIDWVDGRDVWYHEAMEAAPAEHEAQAFPAEHPLFILYTSGTTGKPKGILHTSAGYLTQTAFTHRHVFDLKPESDVYWCTADIGWVTGHSYIVYGPMANGTTQVMHEGTFDTPTPERPWQIIERYGVTIFYTAPTAIRTFMKLGRQHTQSSDLSSLRVLGSVGEPINPEAWIWYRDVVGGGTTPVVDTWWQTETGAIMISALASVTTLKPGSAQVPIPGIEVDVFDESGTPVANGDGGLLVVSEPWPSMLRTIWGDDDRYRETYWEKFGDRYFAGDGARKDEDGEIWLLGRVDDVMNVSGHRLSTAEIESSLVAHAGVAESAVVGASDATTGQAVVAFVILKQSASKEHSIEEAEQMLRKHVATDIGAIARPRQVFIVPDLPKTRSGKIMRRLLRDLAERREIGDTTTLADQSVVDAIQSQLR, encoded by the coding sequence GTGTCCGATCGCATCGATCACCTGCTCACCGAGAACCGCCGCTTCGCACCGCCGGAGGCGCTTGCGGGTGCATCCGCCACGTCTGCCGAGCTCTATCAGCGGGCGAGCGAGGACAGGCTCGGGTTCTGGGCTGAGCAAGCGCGCGAGCTGCAGTGGGAGACCCCGTTCACCCAGGTGCTCGACTGGCAGCCGCCACACGCGAAGTGGTTCCAGGACGGCACGCTCAACGTGGCGGTCAACTGCCTCGACCGACACCTCGACGCCGGCAACGGCGACCGCGTGGCCTTCCACTGGGAAGGCGAGCCGGGCGACACGCGCACCCTCACCTACGCCGACATGACCGCAGAGGTCAAGCGGCTCGCCAACGTGCTCGAGTCGCTCGGCGTCAAGGCCGGCGACCGGGTCGCCATCTACCTGCCGATGCTGCCGGAGGCCGTCGCCGCGATGCTCGCGTGCGCCCGCATCGGCGCCGTCCACACGGCCGTCTTCGGCGGCTTCAGCCCATCGAACCTGCGCGGCCGCATCGACGACGCCGGCGCCACCCTCGTCATCACCACCGACGGCGCCTGGCGCAAGGGCAAGGTCTTCGCGCTCAAGCCCACGGTCGACGAAGCGCTGCGCGAGCCGGGCCACGGCGTCACGAACGTGCTCGTCGTCAAGCGCGGCGAGAACGAGATCGACTGGGTCGACGGCCGCGACGTCTGGTACCACGAGGCGATGGAGGCGGCTCCGGCAGAGCACGAGGCGCAGGCCTTCCCCGCAGAGCACCCGCTCTTCATCCTCTACACGTCCGGCACCACAGGGAAGCCGAAGGGCATCCTGCACACGAGCGCCGGCTACCTCACGCAGACCGCCTTCACGCACCGGCACGTGTTCGACCTGAAGCCCGAGTCGGATGTCTACTGGTGCACCGCCGACATCGGCTGGGTCACCGGCCACAGCTACATCGTCTACGGACCGATGGCCAACGGCACCACGCAGGTCATGCACGAGGGCACCTTCGACACCCCGACGCCCGAGCGCCCCTGGCAGATCATCGAGCGCTACGGCGTCACCATCTTCTACACGGCGCCGACGGCCATCCGCACCTTCATGAAGCTCGGCCGGCAGCACACGCAGTCGAGCGACCTGTCGAGCCTGCGCGTGCTCGGCTCGGTGGGCGAGCCCATCAACCCCGAGGCGTGGATCTGGTACCGCGACGTCGTCGGCGGCGGCACGACGCCGGTCGTCGACACATGGTGGCAGACCGAGACCGGCGCCATCATGATCTCGGCGCTCGCCTCGGTGACGACGCTCAAGCCCGGCAGCGCGCAGGTGCCGATCCCCGGCATCGAGGTGGATGTGTTCGACGAGTCGGGCACGCCGGTCGCCAACGGCGATGGTGGCCTGCTGGTCGTGTCAGAGCCGTGGCCGTCGATGCTGCGCACGATCTGGGGCGACGACGACCGCTACCGCGAGACCTACTGGGAGAAGTTCGGCGACCGCTACTTCGCCGGTGACGGCGCCCGCAAGGACGAGGACGGCGAGATCTGGCTGCTCGGCCGCGTCGACGACGTCATGAACGTCTCGGGCCACCGCCTCTCGACGGCCGAGATCGAGTCGTCGCTCGTCGCGCACGCCGGTGTCGCCGAGTCGGCGGTGGTGGGGGCGTCGGATGCGACCACGGGCCAGGCGGTCGTGGCATTCGTGATCCTGAAGCAGTCGGCATCGAAGGAGCACTCCATCGAGGAGGCCGAGCAGATGCTGCGGAAGCACGTCGCGACAGACATCGGCGCGATCGCCAGGCCGCGGCAGGTGTTCATCGTGCCGGACCTGCCGAAGACGCGCTCGGGCAAGATCATGCGGCGCCTGCTGCGCGACCTCGCTGAGCGTCGCGAGATCGGCGACACCACGACGCTCGCCGACCAGTCGGTGGTCGACGCGATCCAGTCGCAGCTGCGGTAG
- a CDS encoding TadA family conjugal transfer-associated ATPase has product MSAGSVPPTGKGTGIPFVAGSTRAVATGPTRTGAGGGALREFGELAPLVAEPAVTDVFVTAGQVWVDRGAGPERAPLLLDAARARALAVALVAAGGRHVDEATPCVDVRLHDGIRVHAVLPPVAVAGAQLSIRLPRVAALSLAELQAGGAFARVPLARVRELVGRRANVLVTGAGGSGKTTLLGAMLSEAPATERIVTIEDVAELRIRHPHVVALEARQANAEGAGGIGLEQLVREALRMRPDRLVLGECRGAEVRELLSALNTGHDGGAGTLHANSLDDVPARLEALGALAGLTPAALARQAVSAIDAVLHVERSEGGRLVAAIGSLMLDGERLAVRAT; this is encoded by the coding sequence ATGTCTGCAGGATCTGTGCCGCCCACGGGCAAGGGCACGGGCATCCCGTTCGTCGCCGGCTCGACTCGCGCGGTCGCGACGGGGCCCACGCGCACAGGTGCCGGCGGCGGTGCGCTGCGGGAGTTCGGTGAGCTCGCGCCGCTGGTCGCCGAGCCTGCGGTGACGGATGTGTTCGTGACGGCGGGGCAGGTCTGGGTGGACCGGGGCGCGGGCCCGGAGCGCGCACCGCTGCTGCTCGATGCCGCTCGGGCTCGTGCCCTCGCGGTGGCGCTCGTGGCCGCGGGCGGCCGGCACGTCGATGAGGCCACGCCGTGCGTCGACGTGCGGCTGCACGACGGCATCCGGGTGCACGCCGTGCTGCCGCCGGTCGCGGTCGCTGGCGCACAGCTGTCGATCCGGCTGCCGCGGGTGGCGGCGCTGTCGCTCGCCGAGCTGCAGGCGGGCGGCGCCTTCGCGCGCGTGCCGCTCGCGCGAGTGCGCGAGCTCGTCGGCCGGCGTGCGAACGTGCTGGTGACGGGCGCGGGCGGCTCTGGGAAGACGACGCTGCTGGGCGCGATGCTCTCCGAGGCCCCGGCCACCGAGCGCATCGTGACGATCGAGGACGTCGCCGAGCTGCGCATCCGCCACCCCCACGTGGTCGCGCTCGAGGCGAGGCAGGCGAACGCAGAGGGCGCGGGTGGGATCGGGCTCGAGCAGCTCGTGCGCGAGGCGTTGCGCATGCGGCCCGACCGGCTGGTGCTGGGCGAGTGTCGCGGGGCGGAGGTGCGCGAGCTGCTCTCGGCCCTCAACACCGGCCACGACGGCGGCGCCGGAACCCTGCACGCGAACTCGCTCGACGACGTGCCCGCCAGGCTCGAGGCGCTCGGCGCGCTCGCGGGGCTGACCCCTGCGGCGCTGGCAAGGCAGGCGGTGAGCGCCATCGACGCGGTGCTGCACGTCGAGCGGAGCGAGGGCGGTCGTCTGGTGGCGGCGATCGGATCGCTGATGCTCGACGGCGAGCGGCTGGCGGTGCGGGCGACATGA
- a CDS encoding type II secretion system F family protein: MKHADDEAAATVHRVAALVAGGLSLERAWAVLGTDAAALGAQTGGGGAGGRTGGGLAVAVLAVAQETGAPMAPTLERLAGLLREQAAQRRALEAALAGPRATAKLVMVLPIVGLGFGLALGLDVLGAAAGGGIGTWSVLAGAALLVAAWVWSRAIVRRAARGDPAPGLALDLVAVALAGGGAADRAREVAATALEDAGVRASGWDAVDEALHLARRAGVPVRGLLLAEASAARTRARLDGEARAQRAAVQLALPLGACVLPAFSLLVIVPLVVSMLEGALTPLA; encoded by the coding sequence ATGAAGCACGCCGATGATGAGGCTGCGGCCACCGTGCACCGGGTGGCGGCGCTGGTCGCCGGTGGGCTGTCGCTCGAGCGGGCATGGGCGGTGCTGGGCACGGATGCCGCTGCGCTCGGCGCGCAGACCGGGGGCGGCGGGGCTGGCGGCCGCACGGGCGGCGGGCTTGCGGTGGCGGTGCTTGCGGTCGCGCAGGAGACGGGTGCGCCGATGGCGCCGACCCTCGAGCGGCTCGCAGGGCTGCTGCGGGAGCAGGCGGCGCAGCGGCGTGCGCTCGAGGCTGCGCTCGCGGGGCCGCGAGCGACGGCGAAGCTCGTGATGGTGCTGCCGATCGTGGGGCTCGGGTTCGGGCTGGCGCTGGGGCTCGATGTGCTGGGCGCTGCCGCCGGCGGGGGCATCGGCACCTGGTCGGTGCTCGCGGGCGCAGCGCTGCTGGTCGCCGCGTGGGTGTGGTCGCGGGCGATCGTGCGGCGGGCGGCTCGGGGCGATCCTGCGCCCGGGCTCGCCCTCGACCTCGTGGCGGTGGCGCTCGCGGGTGGAGGCGCGGCCGACCGAGCCCGGGAGGTCGCGGCGACTGCGCTCGAGGATGCGGGGGTGCGTGCGAGCGGCTGGGATGCCGTGGACGAGGCACTTCATCTCGCGCGCCGCGCCGGTGTGCCGGTGCGCGGCCTGCTGCTGGCGGAGGCGTCGGCCGCGCGCACGCGCGCCAGGCTCGACGGCGAGGCGCGTGCGCAGCGGGCCGCGGTGCAGCTGGCACTGCCACTGGGCGCCTGCGTGCTGCCGGCGTTCTCTCTGCTGGTGATCGTGCCGCTCGTGGTCTCGATGCTGGAGGGCGCGCTGACGCCGCTCGCGTAG
- a CDS encoding DUF4244 domain-containing protein: MRMLERLVHEEAGAATAEYVIATMAAVGFAGLLVVILRSDEVRGILTDMVQRALTVQ; this comes from the coding sequence ATGAGGATGCTCGAGAGGCTGGTGCACGAGGAGGCCGGCGCGGCGACCGCCGAGTACGTCATCGCGACGATGGCGGCGGTCGGCTTCGCAGGTCTGCTGGTGGTGATCCTGCGCTCGGATGAGGTGCGCGGGATCCTCACCGACATGGTGCAGCGCGCGCTGACGGTGCAGTAG
- a CDS encoding Rv3654c family TadE-like protein: MTARSRDACRPAADGLLDLRRWADGLLDLRRWADGLLDLRRWGEGQLDARGWGDERGAGAALALAVATAALLLAMLIVGAGTAAIAQARAASAADAAALAAADALSGFVDGSPCALAQAVAAASGARLDECRIDGLDARVTASVPVGPLHASVTALAGPPR, from the coding sequence GTGACAGCCCGGTCTCGTGACGCCTGTCGGCCTGCGGCCGACGGGCTCCTCGACCTGCGGAGGTGGGCCGACGGGCTCCTCGACCTGCGGAGGTGGGCCGACGGGCTCCTCGACCTGCGGAGGTGGGGCGAGGGGCAGCTCGACGCACGAGGGTGGGGCGACGAGCGCGGGGCGGGTGCCGCACTGGCGCTCGCCGTTGCCACCGCGGCGCTGCTGCTTGCGATGCTGATCGTCGGGGCCGGCACCGCCGCCATCGCGCAGGCGCGCGCCGCCTCGGCAGCCGATGCCGCGGCGCTGGCCGCGGCGGACGCGCTCTCCGGCTTCGTCGACGGCAGCCCGTGCGCGCTCGCGCAGGCCGTCGCCGCGGCCAGCGGCGCGCGGCTCGACGAATGCCGCATCGACGGGCTCGACGCGCGCGTGACGGCCAGCGTCCCGGTCGGGCCGCTGCACGCATCCGTCACCGCACTGGCGGGGCCGCCACGGTGA